In Verrucomicrobiota bacterium, the following proteins share a genomic window:
- the accD gene encoding acetyl-CoA carboxylase, carboxyltransferase subunit beta yields MTTESDKITNFEKPTYSSGQTKKRDIPEGLWEKCTACGEINYTRELALNAEICPKCGHHNSIGARERIQSMVDEGSFVEIDENMVSKDTLKFTGVAAYKDKLIEYQKKTGLKDAVISGHAEINGQKLYLAVMDFSFLAASMGSVVGEKITRAIEAATKAKCPVVIISASGGARMYEGMLSLMQMAKTSAALARHAEVHLPYISVLTNPTTAGVMASYASLGDLIIAEPKAMVGFAGPRVIKETTHQDLPKGFQTAEFLTERGLIDMIVPRLQMRKTLNLVFSYMGFGDIEE; encoded by the coding sequence ATGACAACTGAATCCGATAAAATAACGAATTTTGAAAAGCCCACTTACTCATCCGGACAAACCAAAAAACGCGATATTCCTGAAGGTCTCTGGGAGAAATGCACAGCCTGCGGGGAGATTAATTATACACGGGAACTCGCCCTAAATGCAGAGATTTGCCCGAAATGCGGGCATCATAATAGCATCGGGGCGCGCGAACGGATACAATCCATGGTCGATGAAGGTTCCTTTGTCGAGATCGATGAAAACATGGTTTCTAAGGACACCCTGAAATTCACGGGTGTCGCCGCCTACAAGGATAAACTCATCGAGTACCAGAAGAAGACAGGCCTTAAAGATGCCGTCATCAGTGGCCATGCTGAAATCAACGGTCAAAAATTATATCTTGCGGTCATGGACTTTTCATTCTTGGCGGCCAGTATGGGTTCTGTCGTCGGGGAGAAAATCACACGGGCCATCGAGGCGGCGACAAAAGCAAAATGTCCGGTAGTCATTATTAGTGCTTCCGGTGGGGCCCGCATGTATGAAGGGATGCTTAGCTTGATGCAAATGGCGAAGACGAGCGCTGCTTTGGCTCGTCATGCAGAGGTCCATCTTCCTTACATTTCCGTCCTGACTAATCCCACGACCGCCGGGGTCATGGCCAGTTATGCTTCCCTCGGAGACCTGATCATTGCCGAACCCAAGGCTATGGTGGGTTTTGCCGGACCACGCGTGATCAAGGAGACCACTCATCAGGATCTGCCCAAAGGTTTTCAAACAGCGGAATTTCTGACAGAACGTGGCCTGATCGACATGATCGTGCCGCGGTTACAAATGAGGAAAACCCTTAACCTCGTTTTCTCCTATATGGGTTTTGGCGACATCGAGGAATAA
- a CDS encoding folylpolyglutamate synthase/dihydrofolate synthase family protein, protein MFQSYQQTIQFLFQLRQFGTKLGLENIIRLNELLDCPAGRLKFIHIAGTNGKGSVAAMLEAILRESGYHTGLFTSPHLVSFAERFQIDRGYATQEQIVQLANRVMVAAKSLEKENGGRFPTFFEFITAMALEHFAREKVDFVLWETGMGGRLDATNLVNPMVSVITSIGFDHMAYLGGTLELIAAEKAGIIKLGVPCVIGPMSIEAKTVIIEKCRDEMSPLYEAGNYKTDYDLGLAGDFQQVNAQIALKTIDCLKVKGVRVPDGKIIQGLKNVQWPGRMSILREDPPLIIDGCHNLPAAQTLASALNKMYNGQKWTICFGVLKDKQWKAILDELIPLAKKFLILPVQSGRTESPEIIVDYLNNKSETIKVEQIASVGECLEKTASEPVIICGSLFLAGEALWKLGVLPHKDNLELNEKL, encoded by the coding sequence TTGTTTCAATCCTACCAACAAACTATCCAATTCCTTTTCCAGCTCAGGCAATTCGGCACAAAGCTGGGACTGGAAAATATTATCCGGCTTAATGAATTGCTGGATTGTCCCGCGGGCAGGTTAAAATTCATCCATATTGCGGGAACCAATGGAAAAGGTTCCGTAGCGGCCATGCTGGAGGCCATTTTACGCGAGTCGGGTTACCACACGGGGCTTTTCACTTCCCCCCACCTCGTTTCATTTGCAGAACGTTTCCAGATTGACCGTGGTTACGCCACCCAAGAGCAAATTGTTCAGTTAGCTAACAGGGTGATGGTGGCGGCCAAATCCCTTGAGAAAGAAAATGGCGGGAGGTTTCCCACATTTTTTGAATTCATCACAGCGATGGCATTAGAACATTTTGCCCGTGAAAAAGTAGATTTTGTCCTTTGGGAAACCGGAATGGGTGGACGCCTGGATGCGACGAATCTTGTAAATCCGATGGTTTCGGTCATTACCTCGATCGGATTTGATCACATGGCCTATCTTGGTGGGACTCTTGAGCTGATTGCAGCAGAAAAAGCCGGGATTATCAAACTCGGTGTGCCGTGTGTGATCGGGCCCATGTCTATCGAGGCAAAGACTGTAATTATCGAAAAATGCCGCGATGAAATGAGTCCGCTTTATGAGGCGGGGAACTATAAAACGGATTATGACCTCGGGCTAGCCGGAGATTTTCAGCAGGTTAATGCGCAAATTGCACTAAAAACCATTGATTGCCTGAAAGTCAAAGGTGTGCGGGTCCCGGATGGTAAAATCATTCAAGGTCTCAAAAATGTCCAGTGGCCGGGCAGGATGAGTATCCTTCGAGAAGATCCCCCCTTGATTATTGATGGGTGTCACAACCTCCCCGCCGCCCAAACACTCGCCAGTGCTTTAAATAAAATGTATAACGGCCAAAAATGGACGATATGTTTCGGGGTGCTCAAGGATAAACAATGGAAAGCCATTTTGGATGAGCTGATTCCCTTGGCTAAAAAGTTTTTGATTTTGCCCGTCCAGAGCGGAAGGACTGAATCCCCCGAGATCATTGTGGATTATCTCAATAACAAATCGGAGACTATCAAGGTCGAGCAAATTGCTTCAGTAGGTGAATGCTTGGAAAAAACAGCGTCAGAACCGGTCATTATCTGCGGTTCCCTCTTTTTAGCCGGTGAAGCCCTTTGGAAGCTGGGGGTTCTCCCTCATAAAGATAATTTAGAACTTAATGAAAAGCTCTAG